Part of the Vigna angularis cultivar LongXiaoDou No.4 chromosome 1, ASM1680809v1, whole genome shotgun sequence genome, TAAGTGAGAAACTAGTTTCTCTGTGGTTCAACTGGACAGCCATCTAGGAAAATTTCACAACAGCAAATTTTCTACTTCTAAAACCATTACAGTTTACAACTGATTGAATGAGTGATATAGCATATGGTTCAGTGTTTATATGTCCTTCCCCACTCTATTGATGCCAAAAGTTTGGAtcatattaacataatttattctATAGTTGGAATTTAGAAATTGCTATAACTTACATGAGCTAAGAACATGCAAATAAATACCGTTAACATCACTATGTTCTCCTTCGTATATCTACATTAACTCTACAATGAAAATATATTGGATGGTGATACCTCAAAAAGTTTTCCCGCTGGCCACCCATGTATTCTGACTTGCGACCACAGTCAAACATCATTCAATAGTTATCACATGCATAACCTGCAGACAAACAAAACAAGATTCAAAACAATgaatcataaaattaatattgggATCTTCATGTTTAGAGGCCAAAtgtgttgggtctatcgagaaGAAGGTCCACCGAAAATACACAAACACAATATAGGGATCATTATACTCGTCTGAGCCGATCACAAAGACAAATCATCGACTCTAATACCAGAGTTGGATATATCGAGGAGGAGAATACCGGggagacacaaacaccaatgacatatgagcccaaccatataagggattgacaccaccctttacccaaaaccttgaggtaatgagttaatgggtctttcacttttatataatgctctactttctcatttctatctaatGTGGGACTTAGTCTTATACACTTGGATTTCCAACAAAATGTTCATTACAAGGCTCAGGCTAGAGGTTTCTGATTAAAATCTGGAAAATGTATAGTTTCAAAAAATACAATTGGAAAGATTCAAAACTTGTGCGCATGTTTACTTTCTTTGGGAAATAAACCATAAATGTAGATCTACTTTCTAGCAAAGATCGATTGCACCAACCAAATGTACCTAAGGTTGCCATTTGCTTGTTGTGTATTGTCTTTCTTCTAGCATGATACTTGCGAAAATTTTCATCCTCTAAACCAAAATGCTGTTTACTCTCTACTTTTTATATGGCATCTCAACATGGTAAAATCAAAGGCTCATACTCTTAAGCAGGCATTAAAGTTCCCTGAAGTATCATTCTTTAGATGTTCCACCATTCAGAAATAATCATTTCCAACTCTCCACCTCTTTGCCCCACCTCTAATATCAAGATTCACAAGCAGATCAATGTCGCAACTATTTCAAGAGATTTAAATAAAGATAGTTCATCCTTCAACATTATAATACCAGTTATCGGTTGGTAATCAGCCACTAAGCTAAGCCAATCACACAAATTGTAGCGGtgcataattaaaattaacgaGATATGAATTCATAGGAGAGTTAATATATATCTTCAGTCGTTCAAGTTCAACGGATGCAGGAGTTATTAACTTTTGTTGTTAAACAATGGAGGCAATAGTTAGCCTTCCACGCCTCTATCTATGCTTCGACATATCTTTCTGCACCTCACTGCAAAGTCATCTTCAAAACCCCCGCATAATACaataaatcaagagaaaaattcGGTTATGAATCGAGAATGGACGGCAACCGACGACAAAAATTTTGCCGCCGGTGATGAATTCGCGTCAACGCTCATAATTCGAAGTTGAagtaaaaatcatcaaaaagaataacagaaaaaactagcaaaaataaaaatctcttTCCCGAGTCCTTATCTTATCAACAAGAAACAAGATTCCTAAATTTTCTCCGCCTAACCAAAATTCGCGGTAGGGTTAACTGTGGACGAAGTTCAAGTTCTACCAAGAGAAAGTACAGCATCAACCTCCACAACTCTCTCCGACCAATATTCAAATCAAAATTCCATCGACAAGCCGCAACTCGAAGCTAATTTACAGATTAGAAATTGGAAAGATGGTTCCATTAATACAGAGCAGGAatagtagaaaaataaaaaggtaactGACCTGATGTGAGACAAATGGCGAtgttgaaagaaagaagaagatggagTCAGAGGAAGATTGCACTTATGGCAGAATCTCTTCTCTGAGACTGAGTCGCTGTCATCACAGAAAAAAGGAAAGAGGAAGGAACGCAGccagaaacaaaaagaaaaattgtcaaattatattgaaaatgaaaacacTGTAATAACCGGTAATTCAGCCGATAACgtgtgaaaacaaaatttaacaaaaaaatatattaaaattatgcaAATTAATGTTGCATTATTCGTTTgtcaaattgtatttttctcatttaaagaaatattaaaatttcttataGTCAACTGTATTCATCGTACAATCTAAGATTTACTATAACTAGATTAATTAACAACACTTGGTAAtaattctttttcatctttGAGTAATTACAAATACTTATTAAGTGGccagaaatattattttattaatatcataaCTCTTATTTAGTGGATCACTAATTTTTGCAAAATAACTCGCACATGAACTATTATCATTTATATCTCAGTTTCTAACAATACAAAACTGAGTGATTGATATTGCTAAGATTTATTGTCAACAATAGTATTAATCTCTGATCTCATTGATtgattaataacaataattgtGTGACATTCACCTAAAACATTTCTTCCTATTTTTTAAACCtttctaatttttcaaatttctaaATTGCATTcctgggtattttttttttcaaaattaaatatttctttggATAGTTGAAATTTTTGCACTGCtaaaagtaaaacaaaccaAGTTTATAAGTGAAAATTTCTGtatagctttttttttttatatttattacatatttataacTTCACAGTTAGTAATATTTCCTTAACTcgacattttattataaatgaagttttattaagaattatgaaaaaaaaaatcagtgaataaaaatattatttttaacaaattttcatttaataattgaaaacatttctCAAAACATGTTAGAAACCATGTAACAATCTTACACCACTAAAGTGGAATTTATTTAATGCAATCCTCTTGTAAGAATTTTAtgagatttttatttaatacttttcaTTTATATCTCAACTTTTTAGaacttaaaaaagtatttaattacTGTATTACTTTAATTACATAACAAAATGAtttcacataaataaaaatgataatataaaataaactaattgaGTATTAcagttaaattttaaacttttgaaaaataacaatatacaaacttatgttaaaaaaaattaacattctAATTCAATGTCCGTTTGTGTGTTAAAGATGTATCCTCTTTTATAGATTTGATATAGTAAATACAAAATGAGAATGATTTGGTATTAAAAGTTGAGATGTTTTCATCATCATTGTTACATTTAAAACTggtattatatataaatgtattttttgtaTAATAGCAATCATTGATATAATATTATCActatataaaatttcataaaaaatatatatattaaatttaaatgaacaAATTTAATTGTTTCTCTTTAAAGTTCCTTAATTAACATTCATAATTAACATTTTGTTCCTTGTATTAAAACGTCACGTGCTAACATTACTTTTTAGAGACCTAATTTGTCCAACAATCGAGAAAAAGTCAAATGGCAAATTTGTAATACTTTTCTTCTTGTTCAGTGGCAAACACGTTGGTGTTATTataagaatagaaaataatattgcTACCTTAAATTTATACAAGAACATTTATAGTACTTTAGataattttcatattcattcttAATTACAGATATTGTTTAAGAAACTTGTAATGTAAATATTCGAGTGAGTCcaagttttaattaaaaagcaTATAAAGACAAAGTATTAATTGtacttaaaacataataataactACATGTgttaaaaaaacaatgaaaatgatgagtgataatacaagaaaacacacacatatatatatatatatatatatatatatatatatatatatatatatatatatatatatatatatatatatatatatatatatgtgtgtgtgtgtgcgcgcGCGCGCGCATATGTTAATTGGTGATATCTAATTACGAGGACGAGTGTTGTCGGGGTTGGCCATTCCAGAAGCAACCTTAGCAACATCAACAGCTGATGCTTCAGGCTTCTTGTTGGAGTACAAAACCAAGTAACCTAACACAGAGATTGCTGCAAAACCTCCAATCGCCATTTTCATGGGACACCGAGGCATTTTCTTACGTTGGTGAAGTACCTCTGTCGAATGTTGCTGAGgtgcagaagaagaagaaccctcTTTCACTGTTTCAGCTTTtaccatttttgttttctctttctccttgTTTTTAGTCtgtgacttttattatatatctttcTCCTTGACTCTTACTCTTTGCTAATCTATTTACCTGATTTGTGTGTAATTTATGGATTATGgttgaagagagagaagaatgTGGGAGTGGTAAGAAGGAATTGAAGGCGGAAAACAATGTGTTGTCTGCAGGTGGCGGCTTTTTATCAAACACGTACTGTGCTTGACCTTCAAGATTACTTTCAAAGTGTGTTAATTGACAAGGTCAAAGAACAACCTCTGTCTGACCTTTATTTTCTACCCAGCTTTCAAGTATATAATTGGGTCATGGTTCAATGaattagacaaaaaaaaaattatctttcaaaaatattatttattaatttttagtcatgattataaattaaaaatccacttctctctcttcatctcatgtttcgttttttttttctttcaaaacttttcCTTAAAATCATCATAAATGACTTAAACTTAATACACAAATTCCCTCAAATCCTCGTAAATAGTAAATTATTTCTATCAAACGAAGCAAAGGGGAACCGTGTCTCCCTTTCCagacaattatatatatatatatatatatatatatatatatatatatatatatatatatatatatatatatatatatatatatatatatatatgtttaagaaattaatttggAAGACAAATAATATGCAGAAGAAAAAAATCCATAATGTTGTATCCAGATTTCATGGATAATCGAGTGTTAGGCCGGAGGATCATGgtatgtttaataaatttttttaataatttatgtatcattattttattgatacataaataaaaattgttaaaagaactttttcattttttacacTTTTCAATTTGATTGAAATACGTGAAAGGGTGTTAGGATATCTACTTTTAAGAggtgattattatttataaattaatagtatttgttatagttttaaaattttgagaaataagAATATTATCCAAAAATGAAGATTGAGAACCTCCCTAAAACAAGACACTAAAATGAAGAGTTGTTTAGTTTACACTTTACACTTTATATCCCATTTCAGTTAGTTGAGAAAAGTGCTATGGATGTAATAAATCCAAAAATCTCTGGTCATTCACATGTGATTAATAGCCAGGGATTTATTTCTTAGTATGTAAGAGTGGATCTCACACTATCTACTACATCTTCGGAATCATTTATACGCACTTGTTCTTAGTTATATATGTCTAATTTACTAACATTAAATTGGTTTTACAAGTGTCTCTAATTTCTTGAACCTTATTAGGAAATCAGACTcctgattttttatataaatcaaaaatattatttataagacACTAGTATACAAAACATTTATTACATAACTACTTTATACATTTTACTATGATTAAGTTACCAATACTGATGTCACAAAAGTATAACACTTTTTTACCGATCAAAAGTTATAATTGTCAATCCTAATAACTAAtgtaaaaatatcattacaagaattttcttaattatttacaaattattattaacgGCGATTAGTTTATTGGTAAACTTGAATTTATCCacgattttttttatagaattcacaatttaatttattgatggATTCTTCCATAATTCACtgcatttactttttttatatcagTTCTTATTTAACTATTAGTTTATCATtgttaaattcttattttgcaTAGAGAGAAACTTGTTTGGTTAGTAAAGTAACTTTGCAAAGAtgatatcataataaaaatcaatatctttaattcaATGACTAAGTATCCACCTCTCTTTACACTAAGTCTTTTGAAGTCGGAATTTTCCTTTACGATACTTTGAAGGATTTCAAAGTCGTTTTTTCTAAATGCAAAGTGAGCAGagtaaaaagtgaaaattattttgattaatgcAAAATAGTAAGATACACAACAAAAATGACTTGGAAGAGCCACTGCATGCACGtgcatttaaaaatacaaatgacTTATTCAATCTCAAAATCACCAAACAACCTTTTTCCCACCAAAGGAAAATCTTTCACACTtgaaaaaacaagaataaaaatgctAGCCACGAAAACATTATGATGCAAAGACAGAATATAGTCTGAAATTAAAGCAGTAACATGATGAACCCCAACAACCACATCATAATGAATCCACCACTCGAACTACCATTAACACCGTGATTATTTGGAAGTGGTGAAGGCGATGGCAATGGTGAAGGTGAAGGTGAAGGTGAaggtgatggtgatggtgttGGAGAAGTAGGATTGTTTTTGGTTTTGGCAGTGACGACAACCACTGTGAGTTTTAAGCCCATGCGGCAGTGACTCTGATTTCCACTTATGAAATGTCTGAATCCAGATTTCGTAAGCAAGACCTTGGTGTTACCATCTTTGAACACGACATGTTCTTTCCCCACCGTATTGCACCTTTCGTGGTCTGTCTTGTTCACTTCATGCACTGACTCAGTTCTCTCATCGTATTTAAATactacatatatacatacacaaaAAACTTCAACAATCGTAAAATCATGCTTCTTAGAAAACTTTGAAAAAGAATGGAGAGAGTTATGAAGTATACCGAGAGTATCGCCGATTTTGAAATGGTGAGAGTTGGCCCAGTGGATGAGTGAATCTGGTGAGGAGAGAGGAGTCTTCCAGGAATTTGCAGTGCCTCCAACCACATACTGTTTGGCTTCACAGCAGCAAATTATCAAGCACATTGAGAGCATCACCAAAAATGGAGATGATGAAGCCATAGTCTGAGAGATGTGCGAAGCTCTCTGCTAGTAGTAGCAGTGGCTTTTCTGTTCCTCATTAGTAATAAATAAAGCGGGTTTCACTGAATCACGGCATACCAAAGCTGGAAACACCTTTTCATAACTTTTAGGATGTAACCACGTAAATTTCATTAAAAGCTATATAAAAtcactaattaattattaatgtaaattattttataccatccttttataataataattaacaagAGACGGCAAAGGGttacttaaaaaaatgttttttttttctattttactaAAGATactaaagaaaaggaaagagcaTTGATGGTGGTCGGTGAATCAAGTTTACTAAAAGAATAATCCCTAACAAAGTTATTGGTGAATATTTCTTCCCAATAATAtgttatctaaaaaatattataaatattgttggaaaatttttcattttttttaatgatattataattttattatagatattttttgttaatttgtagGTAACATTTTATcctaaatagttattttagttttaaaaatatttaaattttaaaaaatgattgaaTTTAGTAAAAAACACAGATActtttaaaagacaaaattgaaaaaaaaaggtttagtaaaatacaaaattctttttatatattagtatAGATATTAGAGTACGTAAAATTTAAACTTCAAAGTAAACAATAATggattatatgttaaataaaaacaatataataaagttaatttttaaaaaatatatcgaTATCATATTTTGGgttagaaatattattattcaagtcttttcatgataaaaaaaaattgaatatttaaacttatttaatttgtgatatttttacagtttttaattccttaattaatgtttaatatGTTTGTTAAAAGAGTTATAGAATGTAAAGCcatgataaatttaattactaaCCAAAAAGAATAATTGCTACACTTTTCAATAAAAGCTTTCTAGTTTTATTCTCTTAATTAACCAATCTCttcaagaaataaatttaaatatatttttttagttaaaacttttttcgttttttcttttacttgatTGAATAAGTTTCATAGAATAAACTCCCACTTAATAACaaccaattaattaattaagttactCACTCCAATATATGTAAAGAGTTTATTATATAAGCATTTAATTAAACTGTTTACCAAATTTGTTCAAACACAACAaacatgtaatttaaaattcCATGCCTTAACTCGTTACATTAAGGGGTGGTAACTTATTTTGGTCTGCATAAATAatgtgtattttattataattctacaattattgctattatttttcttttctaaccacATAATATATcagatattatttaatatttactattatattaacaccattataatttttctaaaatatagaaaaaacatGGATGGTCTCTTTtaatattcataatatatataactgtTGATTTTCGTGAGGAGTTACTGCTATTTCGTTTGAAAGTAGAGGCAATATCATGTTCCCTTTTAGTGACTTATCACAATCCCAAATGCCACatgctaataattataacatatataCTTTCATACTATACATTACAATATAATTTCATACCTAGTTTAAAAACTATGGATTACATATATAACTTCTCACgactaaataaataataacattatatatatatttttattcgtgtaatttattttaacatatatattgtGTTAACAAGTCAGTTTAAAATGAtctcatatattatataatctcaattttaattaagttcaatcatattaataaaattggttttaacaaaagataaaaatataaattagcaTCTTCCAATTCTAGCTGTAGAAAAGATGAAGAATGTTTAAATagagatagaaaaaaagaatacatatttttaaacaattgaGCATCAAACTATCTGTATACACATATAGGAATATTCGTTTGATCAAAAGTATACATAGAAACAcgtttaaaaacaaaagtatttTTCTAATGATTTATCATTAATTGCTTAGTATAACCTTTTTACCCTAATaatactataaaaattaaacttcatCATTAACGATGAAAAAGGGACATAAGATTTTAATCAaacttaagaattaattattttatttattaataaaataatttaggtTAAGAtgtatcataattttaatttaattttttttaacttttttgtagtattaaattattgtaattaatttttatttatttatttttgaatggATAATAAGACCACTCCATTTAATTGTTCTTAAAACACGATTGATTGTAAGTGATAGAAATCaactaattattaaaaaaataaagacgaCTAATCAATGtcttttttcaaaacaaaattataatttattgaaacaaAATCATAGTTCATTAAagatcatttttaatattaataaaaattaacatgaatttataatatttatttaaattttcttttcaaatataattttacaattaatttaatttacctGTTTGTACTTTAAGCATGTTTTTATCGGAGaactaaaaactattttaaaaatgttataaaaacaaatattgtaTAAGATAGATTTATACTTATGCAGGTTTAGACATGCTAATGTGGTGGTCACATAAGGAGCTCTAACATGTTACATATATaccaatattatttaatataagtaatatatgtcctttttgttttaattaaatgagAGCAAGATTTTGACTATAGGTATTTTAGACATGCAATAAACCATGCTGAGTAGTGCTTAAGATccctaataataataacttaaaaatgaataatataaatattaaagttttaaaaaattaagtattaaattttgatatttaaggTTTTCAAttgaatgtatattttaaaaaaagtattaaatatttaaaaaattatactttttaattaagtctttgacttttaattttattaaaaaagaaaatcaaatcaactaagtgaaaattttatttttcttgtttttcaagTTCATGGCTTTTTTGCTTGTAACATAATCAAACAATCACGACACTTCAATTTACGACAataaacataaatgaaaaatataaagattttaattattgaatataatttttacttgagaattaattacaaatgtttaaatttattatgaatttaaaacttaattaaatcgTGTGTTTATCTTCTATGTAAACAACTAGTAAGTAataacaacataaaataatattcatataatcGTGTCAATTAACAACGGTAAAATAAAACGACAAACCCAGTAAAAAAATATCCCGattttaaatattcaacaaaataactttttttattataaactcgattaaaaatatctaaatatatcacaaacttaaaacttaaataaaaatatatattaactaaagTGTGACTGATTGGACAGGTCGTTCACCTGCCGTTAGAATAAAAAAagcttttatcatttatttttgtaGGTACACTTTTGTTGTCAAAAACATAaatgtacattattatta contains:
- the LOC108341172 gene encoding early nodulin-55-2 codes for the protein MASSSPFLVMLSMCLIICCCEAKQYVVGGTANSWKTPLSSPDSLIHWANSHHFKIGDTLVFKYDERTESVHEVNKTDHERCNTVGKEHVVFKDGNTKVLLTKSGFRHFISGNQSHCRMGLKLTVVVVTAKTKNNPTSPTPSPSPSPSPSPSPLPSPSPLPNNHGVNGSSSGGFIMMWLLGFIMLLL